One window of Pyrus communis chromosome 12, drPyrComm1.1, whole genome shotgun sequence genomic DNA carries:
- the LOC137711441 gene encoding transcription factor bHLH157, whose protein sequence is MGESSVVRERLRSLCVGNGWSYGVFWRFDHINSMLLTMGDAYYEDHVGAVIENMLSQVHILGEGVIGQTAFAGKHQWMHSDVHGGGWNPCTSLESQDMFQDCSEFGSQFSSGIKTIATISVEPQGVIQLGSTEKIMERLEVVDETKRLFQEMDNLDGLIRLENAPSSMNNETSDLNELFASLISPENSNNGDVALNPDDKCNDHRGNIISAVGFQSTSSDDIGATDTTPWFSTWSTESSILTSFEPQLASEIILHDSFESCRDTAQNIQVDSAFTSLAHFEKPIQGSCGYQMNDQQSLHGFPVEFNPADLSTDFSKLYQLDDLSQWFATSPEQNFNAMATALNGDFSQVKESTSVLSSLVEGDNFIDVPIQHPANSIQSSITNPFSVDGHEKSVIIQSVENDLFDGLGADFACGQVGKCWEDTIMPTVNGGYLATGTAFSESEITGSMPGPRKGLFSELGLEEILNGKSTTSSSLKCTLEVQSSTTRKRKSECLSVNSNQVQLPRLAGLDRSTHLANSFYNPDNTNRLAPKKDCFPKSQVGLWIDDSYSINAKSAVPDKQQKAEEHTKNTRKRARPGESTRPRPKDRQQIQDRIKELRGIIPTGGKCSIDSLLDRTIKYMVFLQNVMKYADKLKQTHEPKLIGKENGVVLKDNSTKCGGNTWALAVEGQTVVCPIIVEDLDQPGQMLIEMLCEEQGFFLEIADIIRGFGLNILKGVMESREDKIWARFIVEATRHVTRLDVFWSLVRLLQQTTTGVVDPTNRLSNVVDSGVPPLLDSCQQQSLPPPVSLM, encoded by the exons ATGGGTGAAAGTTCAGTGGTGAGAGAGAGGCTGAGGAGTCTGTGTGTTGGCAATGGGTGGTCTTATGGGGTTTTCTGGCGCTTTGATCACATAAATTCCAT GTTGTTGACAATGGGAGATGCCTACTATGAAGACCATGTGGGAGCAGTGATTGAAAATATGCTTTCCCAGGTCCACATACTTGGTGAAGG TGTTATTGGGCAAACCGCTTTCGCCGGAAAGCATCAATGGATGCATTCAGATGTTCATGGTGGAGGATGGAATCCATGCACTTCTCTTGAAAGTCAAGATATGTTTCAG GATTGTTCTGAGTTCGGTAGCCAATTTTCCTCCGGTATAAAG ACAATTGCAACAATCTCCGTTGAACCACAAGGAGTAATTCAGTTAGGATCCACCGAAAAG ATTATGGAGAGGCTGGAAGTTGTGGATGAAACAAAAAGGTTGTTCCAGGAGATGGACAATCTTGACGGGCTTATTCGTTTGGAAAATGCACCTTCATCGATGAACAATGAAACTAGTGATCTAAATGAGTTGTTTGCTTCATTGATTTCACCTGAGAATTCCAACAATGGAGATGTTGCCTTGAATCCCGATGATAAATGTAATGACCACCGAGGAAATATTATTTCTGCAGTGGGTTTTCAATCTACATCATCTGATGATATTGGCGCAACTGATACAACCCCCTGGTTTAGTACTTGGAGTACTGAATCTTCAATTTTGACTTCATTCGAACCGCAGTTGGCATCTGAAATTATTCTTCATGATTCGTTCGAGTCTTGCAGAGATACAGCGCAGAATATTCAGGTGGACTCGGCATTCACTTCATTAGCTCACTTCGAGAAACCTATTCAAGGAAGTTGTGGATATCAGATGAACGACCAACAATCTCTGCATGGATTCCCGGTGGAGTTTAACCCAGCTGATTTGAGTACAGATTTCTCTAAACTATACCAGTTGGATGATCTTTCCCAGTGGTTTGCTACTTCACCGGAACAGAACTTCAATGCAATGGCAACAGCACTGAACGGTGACTTCTCACAAGTAAAAGAAAGTACTTCAGTGTTGTCTAGTCTGGTTGAAGGTGATAACTTTATTGATGTTCCAATTCAACATCCAGCTAACTCCATTCAAAGTTCCATTACAAATCCATTTAGCGTTGATGGACATGAGAAATCTGTGATCATTCAGAGTGTTGAAAATGATTTGTTTGATGGTTTGGGAGCGGATTTTGCATGTGGGCAAGTCGGGAAGTGTTGGGAAGATACTATAATGCCAACCGTCAATGGTGGCTACTTGGCTACTGGTACTGCTTTCTCAGAGTCAGAAATAACTGGTTCTATGCCTGGTCCTCGTAAAGGGTTGTTCTCAGAGTTAGGACTCGAAGAGATTTTAAATGGTAAAAGTACTACTTCCAGCTCCTTAAAATGCACCTTAGAGGTCCAGTCATCCAccacaagaaaaaggaaatcaGAATGTTTATCTGTGAATAGCAATCAGGTTCAATTGCCAAGGCTTGCTGGCTTGGATAGGAGCACGCATTTGGCGAATTCTTTCTACAACCCGGACAATACAAACAGACTTGCTCCAAAGAAAGACTGTTTCCCAAAATCACAGGTAGGCTTATGGATTGACGATAGCTATAGCATCAATGCTAAAAGTGCGGTTCCAGATAAACAACAGAAAGCTGAGGAACACACAAAGAACACCAGGAAAAGGGCAAGGCCTGGGGAGAGTACTCGACCTAGACCCAAGGATCGCCAGCAGATTCAAGACCGTATCAAAGAGTTGAGAGGGATCATCCCTACTGGTGGCAAG TGTAGCATCGATTCTTTGTTGGACCGGACAATCAAATACATGGTCTTCTTGCAAAATGTGATGAAATACGCGGATAAGCTTAAACAGACTCATGAGCCAAAG CTGATTGGCAAGGAGAATGGAGTGGTTCTAAAAGACAACAGCACCAAATGTGGTGGTAATACATGGGCATTAGCAGTTGAGGGTCAAACAGTGGTTTGCCCTATAATAGTCGAGGACCTTGATCAGCCAGGCCAAATGCTTATCGAG ATGCTTTGTGAGGAACAAGGTTTCTTTCTTGAGATAGCAGACATAATCCGTGGCTTTGGGTTAAATATCTTGAAGGGGGTGATGGAAAGTCGTGAAGATAAGATATGGGCAAGATTTATCGTTGAG GCAACTAGGCATGTAACAAGGCTAGATGTGTTCTGGTCCCTTGTCCGGCTTCTACAACAAACAACTACGGGTGTGGTCGATCCAACTAATCGGCTAAGCAATGTAGTAGATAGTGGGGTTCCTCCTCTATTGGATAGTTGTCAGCAACAAAGCTTGCCGCCTCCGGTCAGTTTGATGTGA